A single window of Archangium lipolyticum DNA harbors:
- a CDS encoding TIGR02265 family protein — MPSDGAAARIKGSVLITRLNLLRKQGGVERLHQVFQRLSAADRKVLEGVIMPIGWYPLELNLRLDDAIAGALSPKDRARAFVEMGRASAEENLQGPHHVFIRKGDPHFLLSHAPEIYRLYYAVGSRTYEKAGARSAVLRTVGAESVTEADCLTIIGWHQRAIEMSGGRDVRVDHPKCRARGNGYCEYLCSWAS; from the coding sequence ATGCCATCGGATGGCGCGGCCGCACGCATCAAGGGAAGTGTCCTCATCACACGCCTCAATCTCTTGAGAAAGCAGGGGGGCGTGGAGCGCCTCCACCAGGTGTTCCAACGGTTGTCGGCTGCGGACCGCAAGGTGCTCGAGGGGGTCATCATGCCCATCGGCTGGTACCCGTTGGAGTTGAACCTCCGTCTCGATGACGCCATCGCCGGGGCTCTCTCCCCCAAGGACCGCGCCAGGGCCTTCGTCGAGATGGGCCGGGCCTCCGCGGAGGAGAACCTGCAGGGCCCCCACCACGTCTTCATCCGCAAGGGGGATCCGCACTTCCTCCTCAGCCATGCGCCGGAGATCTACCGGCTCTACTACGCGGTGGGCTCACGCACCTACGAGAAGGCCGGCGCCCGGAGCGCGGTGCTGCGCACCGTGGGCGCGGAGAGCGTCACCGAGGCGGACTGTCTCACCATCATCGGCTGGCACCAACGCGCCATCGAAATGAGCGGTGGCCGCGACGTGCGCGTCGACCATCCAAAGTGCCGCGCCCGCGGCAACGGTTACTGCGAGTACCTCTGCTCCTGGGCTTCCTAG
- a CDS encoding peroxiredoxin has product MLEVGQAAPEFTGTDCQGRAFSLSALRGRRVVLFFFPKAFTIGCTEETRHFRDNHEHLQSLGAELVGVSVDTVKTQCAFAEKEDIHFSLLGDEARTISKAYDVLWPVLKVDRRVTYIIDPNGIIESVIRHEVRVYKHLDDVLRYLREHPLPAGT; this is encoded by the coding sequence ATGCTCGAAGTGGGACAAGCCGCCCCGGAGTTCACCGGGACCGATTGCCAGGGACGCGCCTTCTCGCTCTCCGCGCTGAGGGGCCGGCGGGTGGTGCTCTTCTTCTTCCCCAAGGCCTTCACCATCGGCTGTACCGAGGAGACGCGGCACTTCCGGGACAACCACGAGCACCTTCAGTCACTCGGAGCGGAGCTGGTGGGCGTGTCGGTGGACACGGTGAAGACGCAGTGCGCCTTCGCGGAGAAGGAGGACATCCACTTCTCGCTGTTGGGGGACGAGGCCCGCACCATCAGCAAGGCCTATGACGTGCTCTGGCCCGTGCTGAAAGTGGACCGGCGCGTCACCTACATCATCGATCCGAACGGCATCATCGAATCCGTCATCCGCCACGAGGTGCGCGTCTACAAGCACCTGGATGACGTGCTGCGCTACCTGAGGGAGCACCCGCTGCCAGCGGGCACCTAG
- a CDS encoding YcaO-like family protein, whose protein sequence is MPLPPAPSLTPGFLDRLARALGVTRVARVTGLDRAGVEVAAAVRPGGYVLQVCNGKGLEFQAASAGALLETAELWAAETVPLERLVWGTLERLEAQGHVVWSADTLGTRGGVVVPRLWSREVRCAWREASELYSGRPVLVPAQGVYCPPSGAPALGPMSVQWTSNGSGAHPERARALLHALLEATERDQLARILPDGWSEEVLRARLLRPGGLEQGAPRTAALASALRQRGFDVHLFDLTPGARTPGAAALPVGGALLVDKDQGPVPLAAGYACGLGRDQALLGALLEAAQSRLTDIHGAREDVAAADREASLALATACAEVRPRRTVDSMPDLSDEVSSPEEAVREVLARLAKAGFSRAAAVELEAPLPGLHVVRVVVPGLRVSELL, encoded by the coding sequence GTGCCCCTTCCGCCTGCCCCCTCGCTGACACCTGGCTTTCTCGATCGGCTCGCCCGTGCGCTGGGCGTCACCCGGGTGGCGCGGGTGACCGGGTTGGATCGCGCCGGTGTGGAGGTGGCCGCCGCGGTGCGTCCAGGCGGCTATGTGCTGCAGGTGTGCAACGGCAAGGGGTTGGAGTTCCAAGCAGCGTCGGCCGGGGCCCTCCTGGAGACGGCGGAACTGTGGGCCGCCGAGACGGTGCCCCTGGAGCGGCTCGTCTGGGGAACGCTGGAGCGCCTGGAGGCCCAGGGCCATGTCGTCTGGAGCGCCGACACCCTGGGCACCCGGGGGGGCGTGGTGGTTCCCCGCCTGTGGAGCCGGGAGGTGCGCTGCGCGTGGCGCGAGGCATCCGAGCTGTACTCCGGCCGCCCCGTGCTCGTCCCGGCGCAGGGCGTGTACTGCCCGCCCTCGGGGGCACCAGCGCTCGGGCCGATGAGCGTGCAGTGGACGAGCAACGGCTCGGGTGCGCACCCCGAGCGGGCGCGGGCGCTGCTGCATGCGCTGCTGGAGGCGACGGAGCGCGATCAGCTCGCGCGCATCCTCCCGGACGGGTGGTCGGAGGAGGTGCTCCGTGCCCGCCTGCTGCGCCCCGGTGGACTGGAGCAGGGCGCGCCTCGGACGGCGGCGCTCGCGAGCGCATTGCGTCAACGCGGCTTCGACGTCCACCTCTTCGACCTCACCCCTGGCGCTCGGACTCCTGGTGCCGCGGCCCTGCCCGTGGGCGGGGCCCTGCTCGTGGACAAGGACCAGGGGCCGGTGCCACTGGCGGCCGGCTATGCGTGCGGGCTGGGGCGTGACCAGGCCCTGCTCGGAGCCCTGCTGGAGGCGGCGCAGTCCCGTCTGACCGACATCCATGGTGCGCGCGAGGACGTGGCCGCGGCGGACCGCGAGGCCTCCCTGGCCCTGGCCACCGCCTGTGCCGAGGTGCGTCCGCGACGTACCGTGGACTCCATGCCCGACCTCTCCGACGAGGTGTCCTCGCCGGAGGAGGCCGTGCGCGAAGTGCTGGCCCGGCTCGCGAAGGCGGGTTTCTCCCGGGCCGCGGCCGTCGAGCTGGAAGCCCCTCTCCCCGGACTCCACGTGGTGCGCGTGGTGGTGCCGGGCCTGCGCGTCTCGGAGCTGCTGTGA
- a CDS encoding TfuA-like protein produces MSSRPDDLVVFLGPSLPEDEALALAPCRVLPPARQGDVWRALSLRPRAIALVDGVFEAQPSVWHHELLAALDAGVAVFGGGSMGALRAAELAEHGVVGVGHIFEAYHRGELVDDSEVALLHADAEHGFRPFTVPLVNVRHAARLAQRARVLAPREARALVDAAAALFYQDRTWPRVLAAVAEAWRPATREKWEAWAAGGIEDLKREDARACIQAAAAFVASGARAPVSERTGRAPPSSYVRRRRLLEGLCETEAGLVSSEDVLAALRETPGAVELAEAGLRRALLAGWARTLGLSPTAEEVAWAESEWWARLDVPPAEREAYLAACGLDAHELRRLCEERALERLTLEHASRLLPDGPSWDEALANEARLQGRWVEAAGRLGTPRRRRRKR; encoded by the coding sequence ATCTCCTCCCGTCCCGATGACCTCGTCGTCTTTCTCGGCCCCTCGTTGCCGGAGGACGAGGCCCTGGCGCTGGCGCCATGCCGCGTGCTGCCACCGGCCCGTCAGGGGGACGTGTGGCGGGCGCTCTCCCTGCGCCCGAGGGCCATCGCCCTGGTGGATGGCGTCTTCGAGGCGCAGCCCTCCGTCTGGCACCACGAGCTGCTGGCCGCGCTCGATGCCGGGGTCGCGGTGTTCGGCGGCGGCAGCATGGGGGCCCTGCGCGCGGCGGAGCTCGCTGAACATGGCGTGGTGGGCGTGGGCCACATCTTCGAGGCGTACCACCGGGGCGAGCTGGTGGACGACTCCGAGGTGGCGCTGCTCCATGCCGACGCGGAGCACGGCTTTCGTCCCTTCACGGTGCCGCTCGTCAACGTGCGGCACGCGGCCCGGCTGGCGCAGCGCGCGCGGGTGCTCGCTCCTCGCGAGGCCCGGGCCCTGGTGGACGCGGCGGCGGCGCTCTTCTACCAGGACCGCACGTGGCCCCGGGTGCTGGCGGCCGTGGCGGAGGCCTGGCGTCCGGCCACCCGGGAGAAGTGGGAGGCGTGGGCCGCTGGGGGCATCGAGGATCTCAAACGTGAGGACGCGCGTGCCTGCATCCAGGCGGCCGCGGCCTTCGTCGCCTCCGGAGCACGAGCCCCCGTGAGCGAGCGCACCGGCCGTGCTCCACCGTCCTCGTACGTGCGCCGCCGCCGCCTCTTGGAAGGACTGTGCGAGACGGAGGCGGGGCTCGTGTCCTCGGAGGACGTGCTCGCCGCTCTACGGGAGACTCCCGGCGCGGTGGAGTTGGCCGAGGCGGGGTTGCGGCGGGCGTTGCTCGCGGGGTGGGCCCGGACGTTGGGCCTCTCACCCACCGCCGAGGAGGTGGCGTGGGCCGAGTCGGAGTGGTGGGCGCGCCTGGACGTCCCTCCCGCGGAGCGCGAGGCGTACCTCGCCGCCTGCGGCCTGGACGCGCACGAGCTGCGGCGCCTGTGCGAGGAGCGTGCGCTGGAACGTCTCACGCTCGAGCACGCGTCGCGGTTGCTGCCGGATGGGCCCTCGTGGGACGAGGCGCTCGCGAACGAGGCGCGTCTCCAGGGCCGCTGGGTGGAGGCAGCCGGGAGGCTCGGCACTCCGAGGCGTCGCCGTCGCAAGCGGTGA
- a CDS encoding DNA-methyltransferase, translating to MNPHDEIDSYRCVRADAREPEGYRAVLGEAKASFLHTDPPYCLLTRRRKGGDLRDPRANKKIDRNPIVRFETVRDYRAFTEAWMTRAVAHLTPDATLAIWTNLLGKEPILAVARSLGYGHLRGEYVWGKRTTDKNANEQLLRVYEVALVLSRTPEPPLDPAGLPTVWAVVGGYDDDAEAARWGNHPHHKPFSVLEPLVRTWSRPGDRVLDPFAGSGSMPAAALRLGRQPACLEVEPEWAERVTRRLRETASELAREARSRPETNTPADKVSATGNHR from the coding sequence ATGAATCCTCACGACGAGATCGACTCCTACCGCTGCGTGCGGGCCGACGCGCGGGAACCCGAGGGCTACCGGGCCGTGCTGGGCGAGGCGAAGGCTTCCTTCCTGCACACCGACCCGCCGTACTGCCTGCTCACGAGGCGCCGCAAGGGCGGAGACCTGAGGGACCCGCGCGCGAACAAGAAGATCGACCGCAACCCCATCGTCCGCTTCGAGACAGTGCGCGACTACCGCGCCTTCACCGAGGCGTGGATGACGCGGGCGGTGGCGCACCTCACCCCGGACGCGACGCTGGCCATCTGGACGAACCTTCTGGGCAAGGAGCCCATCCTCGCGGTGGCGCGCTCGCTGGGCTACGGCCACCTGCGGGGCGAGTACGTCTGGGGCAAGCGCACCACGGACAAGAACGCCAACGAGCAACTGCTGCGCGTCTACGAGGTGGCGCTCGTCCTGTCACGCACGCCGGAGCCCCCGTTGGACCCCGCGGGCCTGCCCACCGTCTGGGCGGTGGTGGGGGGCTACGATGACGACGCCGAGGCGGCGCGCTGGGGCAATCACCCCCACCACAAGCCCTTCTCCGTGCTGGAGCCCCTGGTGCGCACCTGGAGCCGGCCGGGGGACCGGGTGTTGGATCCATTCGCGGGCAGTGGCTCGATGCCGGCGGCGGCGCTGCGGCTGGGGCGTCAGCCGGCGTGCCTGGAGGTGGAGCCCGAGTGGGCCGAGCGGGTGACCCGGCGGCTCCGCGAGACGGCGAGCGAGCTGGCCCGGGAGGCGAGGAGTCGGCCGGAAACCAACACACCCGCTGACAAGGTATCCGCCACCGGGAATCATCGGTAG
- a CDS encoding dicarboxylate/amino acid:cation symporter — translation MKQHQKMLLGIVIGTVAGIAANTLAAGAPWLDWVVTNITALAGQLFLRLLLMLVVPLLFSALVMGVCELDLKQLGRLGLRTMGYTVVVSSIAVLIGLLLVNTLKPGLGLSEEARALAVKGTSVQAAPTPSNTSVPSLIAAMIPSNPLKAAADGDMIALIVFSLIFGLGLALTPTEGAQRLRETIQGLHDVMMRLIDGVLKLAPYGVGALLFSMMARLGIGVLMQVASYVGVVLLALGLHMFGVYSLSVRFLGGRNPLTFFRDCRLAIVTAFSTASSSATLPTALKVAEENLKLPRNVSRFVLTAGSAMNQNGTALFEGVTVLFLAQVFGVHLSLADQAVVMFICVLAGIGTAGVPAGSIPVIAMILGLFKIPPEGLALVLGVDRFLDMCRTTLNVTGDLAAAVYVSRGEPALAAEAEEARLEPDSSAS, via the coding sequence ATGAAGCAGCACCAGAAGATGCTCCTGGGCATCGTCATCGGCACCGTGGCGGGCATCGCCGCCAACACCCTGGCCGCGGGGGCGCCATGGCTCGACTGGGTGGTGACGAACATCACCGCCCTGGCGGGGCAGCTCTTCCTGCGGTTGCTGCTGATGCTGGTGGTGCCGCTGCTCTTCTCCGCGCTGGTGATGGGCGTGTGCGAGCTGGACCTGAAGCAACTCGGCCGGCTGGGCCTGCGGACCATGGGCTACACCGTGGTGGTCTCCAGCATCGCGGTGCTCATCGGGCTGCTGCTGGTCAACACGCTCAAGCCAGGCCTCGGACTGAGCGAGGAGGCCCGCGCGCTGGCGGTGAAGGGCACCTCGGTGCAGGCGGCCCCCACCCCGAGCAACACCTCGGTGCCCTCGCTCATCGCCGCCATGATTCCCAGCAACCCGCTGAAGGCGGCGGCGGACGGGGACATGATCGCCCTCATCGTCTTCTCGCTCATCTTCGGCCTGGGGCTGGCCCTGACGCCCACGGAGGGCGCGCAGCGGCTGCGGGAGACGATCCAGGGCCTGCACGACGTGATGATGAGGCTCATCGACGGGGTGCTGAAGCTGGCGCCCTACGGCGTGGGAGCGCTGCTCTTCAGCATGATGGCGCGCCTGGGCATCGGCGTGCTGATGCAGGTGGCCTCCTACGTGGGCGTGGTGCTGCTGGCGCTCGGGCTGCACATGTTCGGCGTGTACTCGCTGTCGGTGCGTTTCCTCGGCGGGCGCAACCCGCTGACCTTCTTCCGCGACTGCCGCCTGGCCATCGTCACCGCCTTCTCCACGGCGTCCTCCAGCGCCACGCTGCCCACCGCGCTCAAGGTGGCCGAGGAGAACCTCAAGCTGCCGCGCAACGTGTCGCGCTTCGTGCTCACCGCCGGCTCGGCGATGAACCAGAATGGCACCGCGCTCTTCGAGGGAGTCACCGTGCTCTTCCTGGCGCAGGTGTTCGGTGTGCACCTGAGCCTCGCGGACCAGGCGGTGGTGATGTTCATCTGCGTGCTGGCGGGCATCGGCACCGCGGGCGTGCCGGCCGGCTCCATCCCGGTCATCGCGATGATCCTGGGCCTCTTCAAGATTCCTCCCGAGGGACTGGCCCTGGTGCTCGGCGTGGACCGCTTCCTCGACATGTGCCGCACCACGCTCAACGTGACGGGGGACCTGGCCGCCGCCGTCTACGTGTCCCGCGGTGAGCCCGCGCTCGCGGCCGAGGCCGAGGAGGCCCGGCTCGAACCCGACTCGTCAGCCTCCTGA
- a CDS encoding FKBP-type peptidyl-prolyl cis-trans isomerase, which yields MKVSKDSVVSLEYRLHLGDGKVVDESEPGQPLSYLHGRGQIVPGLEGQLEGMGSGESKKVVVAPSQGYGEHDPRGLQTVPRDMFPPNAQLQPGMTISAQTEGGDVIPITIRELKGDQVVVDLNHPLAGKTLHFDVTVREVRQATTEELEHGHAHGPGGAH from the coding sequence ATGAAGGTGTCCAAGGACAGCGTCGTCTCATTGGAGTACCGGTTGCACCTCGGTGACGGGAAGGTCGTCGACGAGAGTGAGCCCGGGCAGCCGCTCTCCTACCTGCATGGCCGGGGGCAGATCGTCCCGGGGCTCGAGGGGCAGCTGGAGGGCATGGGCTCCGGTGAATCGAAGAAGGTGGTCGTGGCTCCCTCCCAGGGGTACGGCGAGCACGATCCGCGCGGCCTCCAGACGGTGCCCCGCGACATGTTCCCCCCCAATGCCCAGCTCCAGCCGGGCATGACCATCTCCGCGCAGACGGAGGGCGGGGACGTCATCCCCATCACCATCCGCGAGCTGAAGGGCGATCAGGTGGTGGTGGACCTCAACCACCCGCTGGCGGGCAAGACGCTCCACTTCGACGTGACGGTGCGTGAGGTGCGTCAGGCCACCACCGAGGAGCTGGAGCACGGTCACGCCCACGGTCCGGGCGGCGCTCACTGA
- a CDS encoding OPT family oligopeptide transporter, with the protein MSQPVSPSPQQLQLKPEPDSAPPRAPATAAQDPERYWLENVYKAGVRQLTVRAVIAGMLIGAVMCLSNLYVILKTGWSLGVTITACILSFATFGALRAVGLVKTEVSALENNAVGSVASGAGYMTGGGNMAAVPALLMLTGALPSTGWLVAWFAVVSALGVFAAIPIKRQLINIEQLPFPTGTATAETLQALHGHDARSRGKARYLGVAGLIGAVIAFWRDAKASWLAWNLPAKVSLPFTIGGKPAGAWTLSFDLSLLLVGAGALVSFKTGWSMLLGAFLTYGFLAPEMVSRGVIPEVSYKAINSWALWTGASVLVSSGLLSFAFQWRSVARSFKALSGLFGKKGEEEKDVLADVECPPTWFPLGFLVLGPVAVFLMAYLFQIPWWAGVIAMPLSVVMGVIAARVTGETDTTPTKALGPVTQLLYGGLLPGNLAANVMSANATGGVGLHAADLLTNLKTGWLLGADPRKQFFAQLFGLVAGAAVVVPAFNLLVPSAEVLGTEEFPAPSSLVWAGVSKMLVNGVGSLHTSSRIGALCGLALGVALVLLDRWAPKKAKPFIPSASGLGLAIVIPGASSISFFIGAAIAEVLRRKKAQLAEATVLPVSSGFIAGESLMGIAVAMLKAFGVMPK; encoded by the coding sequence ATGAGCCAGCCCGTTTCGCCCTCGCCCCAGCAGCTCCAGCTCAAGCCCGAGCCCGATTCCGCGCCCCCCCGGGCGCCCGCCACGGCCGCCCAGGATCCGGAGCGGTACTGGCTCGAGAACGTCTACAAGGCCGGCGTGCGCCAGCTCACCGTGCGCGCCGTCATCGCCGGTATGCTGATCGGCGCGGTGATGTGCCTCTCCAACCTGTACGTCATCCTCAAGACGGGCTGGAGCCTGGGCGTCACCATCACCGCGTGCATCCTCTCCTTCGCCACCTTCGGCGCCCTGCGGGCCGTGGGGCTGGTGAAGACGGAGGTCAGCGCGCTCGAGAACAACGCCGTGGGCTCGGTGGCCTCGGGGGCGGGGTACATGACGGGCGGTGGCAACATGGCCGCCGTGCCCGCGCTGCTGATGCTCACCGGAGCGCTGCCCTCCACCGGGTGGCTGGTGGCGTGGTTCGCGGTGGTGTCCGCCCTGGGCGTCTTCGCCGCCATCCCCATCAAGCGCCAGCTCATCAACATCGAGCAGCTCCCGTTCCCCACGGGCACCGCCACCGCCGAGACGCTCCAGGCGCTCCACGGACATGACGCGCGCTCACGCGGCAAGGCGCGCTACCTCGGCGTCGCGGGCCTGATCGGGGCCGTCATCGCGTTCTGGCGGGACGCCAAGGCCTCGTGGCTGGCGTGGAACCTCCCCGCGAAGGTGAGCCTGCCCTTCACCATCGGCGGCAAGCCCGCGGGGGCGTGGACGCTCTCGTTCGACCTGAGCCTGCTGCTCGTGGGCGCCGGGGCGCTGGTGAGCTTCAAGACGGGCTGGTCCATGCTGCTGGGCGCCTTCCTCACCTACGGCTTCCTCGCCCCGGAGATGGTCAGCCGCGGCGTCATCCCCGAGGTGTCGTACAAGGCCATCAACTCCTGGGCGCTGTGGACGGGGGCCTCGGTGCTCGTGTCCTCGGGCCTGCTGTCCTTCGCCTTCCAGTGGCGCAGCGTGGCCAGGTCGTTCAAGGCGCTCTCGGGCCTCTTCGGGAAGAAGGGCGAGGAGGAGAAGGATGTGCTCGCCGACGTCGAGTGCCCGCCCACCTGGTTCCCCCTGGGCTTCCTGGTGCTGGGCCCGGTGGCCGTGTTCCTGATGGCGTACCTCTTCCAGATTCCGTGGTGGGCGGGCGTCATCGCCATGCCGCTGTCCGTGGTGATGGGCGTCATCGCCGCGCGTGTCACCGGAGAGACGGACACCACGCCCACCAAGGCGCTCGGGCCGGTGACCCAGCTCCTCTATGGCGGCCTGCTGCCCGGCAATCTCGCGGCCAACGTGATGAGCGCCAACGCCACGGGCGGGGTGGGCCTGCACGCGGCGGACCTGCTCACGAACCTCAAGACCGGGTGGCTGCTCGGCGCCGACCCGCGCAAGCAGTTCTTCGCGCAGCTCTTCGGCCTGGTGGCCGGTGCCGCCGTGGTGGTGCCCGCCTTCAACCTGCTGGTGCCGAGCGCCGAGGTGCTGGGCACCGAGGAGTTCCCCGCGCCTTCCTCGCTGGTGTGGGCCGGCGTGTCGAAGATGCTCGTCAACGGGGTGGGCTCGCTGCACACGTCCTCGCGCATCGGCGCCCTGTGCGGCCTGGCGCTGGGCGTGGCGCTGGTGCTGCTGGACCGCTGGGCCCCGAAGAAGGCCAAGCCGTTCATTCCCTCGGCGTCGGGCCTGGGGCTGGCCATCGTGATTCCGGGCGCCAGCTCCATCAGCTTCTTCATCGGCGCGGCCATCGCCGAGGTGCTGCGCCGCAAGAAGGCCCAGCTGGCCGAGGCCACGGTGCTCCCGGTGAGCTCGGGCTTCATCGCGGGTGAGAGCCTCATGGGCATCGCCGTGGCGATGCTCAAGGCCTTCGGGGTGATGCCCAAGTAG
- a CDS encoding BamA/TamA family outer membrane protein — protein MLRRTSLALFSLTLSACSTTQQGNTRQVMERVDKRFLTREQCQPTRTASLAHDQVSGLDGLPRSLRDRLLAELPLEAVGSTKSAQCQEAAARLLEDRLRGLCWMEARVMLQGEASSPAAQPRLNVQLGAPYQVDTIIWVTLDRNATVSPDRVIETARSALPKDKACTVRTLEDIRASVSKLGTFHQVLVEPGPPNTENKTVPVVVNINEKAPATPKAQEPIPDKK, from the coding sequence ATGCTCCGCCGCACTTCGCTCGCCCTCTTCAGCCTCACCCTGTCCGCCTGCTCCACCACCCAGCAGGGCAACACCCGTCAGGTGATGGAGCGCGTCGACAAGAGGTTCCTCACCCGGGAACAGTGCCAGCCCACGCGCACGGCCTCCCTCGCCCATGACCAGGTCTCCGGGCTCGACGGGCTGCCCAGGTCCCTTCGAGACCGGCTGCTCGCGGAGCTCCCCTTGGAAGCCGTCGGGAGCACGAAGTCCGCGCAGTGCCAGGAGGCCGCCGCCCGGCTCCTCGAGGACCGGCTTCGCGGACTCTGCTGGATGGAAGCTCGCGTGATGCTTCAGGGCGAGGCCAGCTCACCCGCCGCCCAGCCCCGCCTGAATGTCCAGCTCGGGGCGCCCTATCAGGTCGACACCATCATCTGGGTCACCCTGGACAGGAACGCGACGGTGTCTCCCGACCGCGTCATCGAGACGGCCAGGAGCGCGCTCCCCAAGGACAAGGCCTGCACGGTGCGGACGCTCGAGGACATCCGGGCGAGCGTCTCCAAGCTGGGGACGTTCCATCAGGTGCTGGTGGAGCCGGGTCCTCCCAACACCGAGAACAAGACCGTCCCCGTCGTCGTCAACATCAACGAGAAGGCTCCTGCCACCCCGAAGGCGCAGGAGCCGATCCCGGACAAGAAGTGA
- a CDS encoding class I SAM-dependent methyltransferase, with product MTPSPMLELKLPTLHELPTYVFDTLLSWNIPGLNRSLVGLYGRPDGWLGRLIGHVMSFEHGPVTQWTLEQMDIQPDDRVLDVGCGAGKALEFLAHLASRGSVVGLDHSETMVFQALSRNRARVLTGQLSVRMGDVGHMPFADASFDKVCAIETLYFWPDPKAAFEEIHRVLVPGGRVAISLEYTRDASRSGDLSDTLESSAGVRVYSSAEVVGMLDAAGFTELRLEAQPTRSNGWLYVEGRKPGH from the coding sequence ATGACTCCCTCCCCGATGCTCGAACTGAAGCTGCCCACGCTTCACGAGCTGCCCACCTATGTGTTCGATACCCTTCTTTCGTGGAACATTCCGGGCCTCAACCGCTCGCTCGTCGGCCTCTACGGCCGGCCGGACGGCTGGCTCGGGCGTCTGATCGGCCACGTCATGAGCTTCGAGCACGGCCCGGTGACGCAGTGGACGCTGGAGCAGATGGACATCCAACCCGATGATCGGGTGCTGGATGTCGGCTGCGGGGCTGGCAAGGCCCTCGAGTTCCTGGCGCACCTGGCGTCGCGTGGCTCCGTGGTGGGCCTCGACCACTCCGAGACCATGGTCTTCCAGGCCCTCTCGCGCAACCGGGCCCGGGTGCTCACGGGCCAGCTGTCGGTGCGCATGGGCGATGTGGGCCACATGCCCTTCGCGGATGCCTCCTTCGACAAGGTGTGCGCCATCGAGACGCTCTACTTCTGGCCCGATCCGAAGGCGGCCTTCGAGGAGATCCACCGTGTCCTGGTCCCCGGAGGCCGGGTGGCGATCTCCCTGGAGTACACCCGGGATGCCTCCCGCTCGGGGGACCTGTCAGACACCCTGGAGTCGTCGGCGGGGGTTCGCGTCTACTCGAGCGCCGAGGTGGTGGGGATGCTGGACGCGGCTGGCTTCACCGAGCTGCGCCTCGAAGCACAACCCACGCGCAGCAACGGCTGGCTGTACGTCGAGGGCCGCAAGCCCGGCCATTGA